A window of Candidatus Woesearchaeota archaeon genomic DNA:
ACTTACCGGGCGGTATATTGCATTTTTCTTTTTAAGCACTGCTGCCCAGTATACATCCCCGTAGCTCCAGTGCCACCACTCCAGGGGATAGTTTACAAACCCCTGCTTTTCAAGGCATCTCTTAAGCAGAGCCCTGTTCCTTTTTGCGATTGCAGAAATTTTTTCCCGAGCGCTTAAATTTTCCGGGAAGAAGTCAATTTCAGAGCCCATGTCCATCTGTCTTCTTTTGGAATCGCATATCGTGATGTCAACAGCGCCCCCTGT
This region includes:
- a CDS encoding dipeptidase — its product is TGGAVDITICDSKRRQMDMGSEIDFFPENLSAREKISAIAKRNRALLKRCLEKQGFVNYPLEWWHWSYGDVYWAAVLKKKNAIYRPVSAEKVLAIKKK